In Actinomycetota bacterium, a single window of DNA contains:
- a CDS encoding ThuA domain-containing protein codes for MATTTAPGGFRVLVSTRTAGFRHASIEAGVAAIRRLGHEHGFAVDDTADPARIGQGLAGYRAVVFLSTTGDLLDPGQQAALERYLQDGGGWVGVHGAADAEYDWPWYGGLVGAWFRRHPAVQRATVRPAPGAAALAGKPPARWERGDEWYDFRANPRGRVRVLATVDESTYRGGGMGTGHPIAWCRSTAAAGPGTAPWAIPAEASGSRRSWPTCWPASAMPPGGPRPAAPPVPNRRRAGGGSGG; via the coding sequence ATGGCCACCACCACCGCCCCGGGCGGGTTCCGGGTGCTGGTGTCCACCCGGACGGCCGGGTTCCGGCACGCCTCCATCGAGGCCGGGGTGGCGGCCATCCGCCGCCTGGGACACGAGCACGGGTTCGCGGTCGACGACACCGCCGACCCGGCCCGCATCGGCCAGGGCCTGGCCGGGTACCGGGCGGTGGTGTTCCTGTCGACCACGGGGGACCTGCTCGACCCTGGCCAGCAGGCCGCCCTGGAGCGCTACCTCCAGGATGGGGGCGGCTGGGTCGGCGTGCACGGGGCCGCCGACGCCGAGTACGACTGGCCCTGGTACGGCGGGCTGGTCGGCGCCTGGTTCCGGCGCCACCCGGCCGTCCAGCGGGCCACCGTTCGCCCCGCCCCCGGCGCCGCCGCTCTGGCCGGGAAGCCGCCGGCGCGCTGGGAACGCGGCGACGAGTGGTACGACTTCCGGGCCAACCCGCGCGGCCGGGTCCGGGTGCTGGCCACCGTCGACGAGTCGACCTATCGCGGCGGCGGAATGGGGACCGGCCATCCCATCGCCTGGTGCAGGAGTACGGCGGCGGCCGGGCCTGGTACAGCGCCATGGGCCATACCGGCGGAAGCTTCCGGGAGCCGCCGTTCCTGGCCCACCTGTTGGCCGGCATCCGCTATGCCGCCGGGCGGACCGCGGCCCGCTGCACCCCCGGTTCCTAACCGCCGTCGCGCAGGCGGCGGTAGCGGCGGATGA
- the ligD gene encoding non-homologous end-joining DNA ligase: MPRPVKDGSLRVGGRTVQVSSVGKPFFPDAGLVKGDLLAYYRDVAEVMLPYVRGRPLNLQRFPDGVAGKGFWQQGASGHFPDWVRTVTVERRGRGGTVDHVVCDAAATIVYLANLATVTFHAWTSTVDHLARPDLVVLDLDPDPGQGLDVVRAAARAVRAACEELGLAPFLQTSGSKGYHVVVPLEPGPDVEVVHDFAADLAALVAARDPDRLTVEWRKAKRQGRLLLDTARNGYAQTLVAPYSVRPRPEAPVATPIDWSELGRVEPRSYTVANLRRRLARKPDPWAGMADRAVAFDPVRARLDELLAEADRRS, translated from the coding sequence ATGCCTCGCCCCGTGAAGGACGGGTCGCTGCGGGTCGGCGGCCGCACCGTCCAGGTGTCCAGCGTCGGCAAGCCGTTCTTCCCCGACGCCGGCCTGGTCAAGGGCGACCTGCTCGCCTACTACCGCGACGTGGCCGAGGTGATGCTGCCGTACGTCCGCGGCCGGCCCCTCAACCTGCAAAGGTTCCCGGACGGGGTCGCCGGCAAGGGGTTCTGGCAGCAGGGCGCGTCCGGCCACTTCCCGGACTGGGTCCGGACCGTCACCGTGGAACGCCGCGGCCGCGGCGGGACCGTCGACCACGTCGTCTGCGACGCCGCCGCCACCATCGTCTACCTGGCCAACCTGGCCACGGTGACCTTCCACGCCTGGACCTCGACCGTCGACCACCTGGCCCGGCCCGACCTGGTCGTCCTCGACCTCGACCCCGACCCCGGCCAGGGCCTGGACGTGGTCCGGGCGGCGGCCCGGGCGGTCAGGGCGGCCTGCGAGGAGCTGGGCCTGGCCCCGTTCCTCCAGACCTCCGGGTCCAAGGGCTACCACGTCGTCGTGCCGCTGGAGCCCGGGCCCGACGTCGAGGTGGTCCACGACTTCGCCGCCGACCTGGCCGCCCTGGTCGCCGCCCGCGACCCCGACCGGCTCACCGTCGAGTGGCGCAAGGCCAAGCGCCAGGGCCGGCTGCTGCTGGACACGGCCCGCAACGGCTACGCCCAGACCCTGGTCGCCCCCTACTCGGTCCGCCCCCGGCCCGAGGCCCCGGTGGCCACCCCGATCGACTGGTCCGAGCTGGGCCGGGTCGAGCCCCGCAGCTACACCGTGGCCAACCTGCGCCGCCGCCTGGCCCGCAAGCCCGACCCCTGGGCCGGCATGGCCGACCGGGCGGTGGCCTTCGACCCGGTCCGGGCCCGCCTGGACGAGCTGCTGGCCGAGGCGGACCGGCGCTCCTGA